Proteins from a genomic interval of Paenibacillus sp. RC334:
- a CDS encoding non-ribosomal peptide synthetase, with product MDILSAAEQQELLTYLNDTTQADYPREETIHGLFEKQACLRPDHPAVVYQDQCLTYRQLNEQANRLARTLRAEGVVTDHLVGILVDRSPAMIVAILAVLKAGGAYVPIDPEYPQERIEYMMNDSCVQVILTQSHLQAKVGTSANVKVLLLDDAHSYAEIHSNPQYPVHSQALAYVIYTSGTTGQPKGTLIEHKNVVRLLFNSQNRFDFGAEDTWTMFHSYCFDFSVWEMYGALLNGGKLVIVPTLTAKNPQELRKLILSERVTVLNQTPTYFAQLIQEEFLYSPTMLHLRKIIFGGEALRPAILKEWRERYPAIQLINMYGITETTVHVTYKEIGEQEIESGKSNIGQPLPTLQAYVLNNRKQLMPVGVPGELYVAGDGLARGYLQKPELTAGKFVEHPFVSGAKMYKTGDLARLLPDGDLEYLGRADHQVKIRGYRIELGEVELQLMKIPSVQETIVIARENGAGQQQLCAYVVAEQRVTAAGLREQLALHLPTYMIPSHFIQLERMPLTPNGKIDRKALPSPETMVHTDKAYVPPSTPAEAALAVIWENVLGASRVGITDNFFDLGGDSIKSIQVSSRLYQAGYKVGMKELFKYPTIAELSPYIQLISRTVDQGEVQGKMKLSPIQHWFYEQMTTDVHHFNQSVMLYRAESFEETALRKVMSQLVCHHDALRTVFRDSGQGYKAWNRGSNEGETFCLYTYDFTREKNPARSIEQKVWQIQESMDLCNGPLIKLALFRCAEGDHLFITIHHLVVDGVSWRILLEDIGTGYDQALKGESIQFPYKTSSYREWTEWLSVHANDSHLQEEREYWERMEALSVSSLPKDRQADNGRMADNAVVTVQWTEEETQMLLKKTHQAYNTEINDLLLTALGLAVQRWTGFEQVIVNLEGHGREAISPDLDMTRTVGWFTSQYPVLLDISRNHTLSDHIKHVKEGLRQIPRKGIGYGLFKYLYARQTERNVLCKPEISFNYLGQFDQDLNKQSLRPSSYSVGPLESENHPRHYALDLNSIISGGALTLSIGYSDHQYDEQTVRLFGEYVRTELCRVIQHCAAHTRTEITPSDVSFRGLTIPVLDELVKYTADTGEIENVCSLTPMQKGMLYHSQLHTQSGAYFEQANFNIQGNLDISLMKQSLQQLTQRHAIFRTNFYSGWSDMPFQVIYRQRNFEFHEQDIRGMNKEHREGYIDAYTRDDASRGFDLSQYALVRMSVLRTGDTAYRFIWSFHHILMDGWCVPLVLRELLEIYTAAQEGREPRLPEAVPYTTYIEWLEQQDEEAAKTYWKTYLHQYEGETLLPGSKLTATKAFEANAYDPQQWTLSVDSQLTARLRQIAAEHKVTLNTLLQTAWGILLQKWNRHQDAVFGSVVSGRPAEIPGVEHIVGLFINTVPVRVRCEPTDTFDQVMARTQQMAIASHAYDTYPLYEIQAQSGVSRSVITHLLVFENYPVEQEMEEVNAGHHNSGTLTVTDASLDEYTGYDFNLIIVPGETLTFRFQYNELAYAEEDVQRLGGHLLQLLFQVAQCPTFLVQALTCITEDEQTQILDEFNHTDRAYPSNLTLHQWFEEQVVQTPDQVAAIAGDRQFTYRELNGQANRLARTLRLNGTGPNQIVGLMTDRSLEMMVGLLAILKAGGAYMPIDPLLPEERIAYMLHDADVTVMLLQAHLQPQTSFTGCCLVLEDPGCYQEDDSNLTPVAGPEDLAYVIYTSGTTGHPKGVMIEHRSVINRIHWMQFSYPLNDKDVILQKTTFSFDVSVWELFWWGTQGASVVFLEPGAEKDPFTIAQVIDRYQISVLHFVPSMLSVFLDGVASSIQDISLHSLRWIFASGEALKPQHVSRFNSLLREPNGTRLVNLYGPTEAAIDVSYYDCPEGVAPGKIPIGKPIHNIKLYVVDADHHLQPIGVPGELCISGIGLARGYINRPELTADKFVACPYASGERMYKTGDLARWLPDGNLEYLGRIDHQVKIRGYRIEPGEIEAMWLKVPHVHEAVVMARKDHTGEPLLCGYFTAAVPISASEIMETLSQQLPAYMIPSFVMQLDHLPVTSNGKLDRKALPEPDKVDFMQDRYTAPQTTLEIQLCGIWEEVLGLSPIGLEGHFFELGGHSLKATTLVSKIQKSMNIPLKIRDVFQHPILGQMAQYISALEQQIYIPIPVAASKEHYPLSPAQTRLYLAAQSQSGGTGYNMPSGMVIEGELDIARLEEAFRLLIARHESLRTGFEFIQGLPRQRVHAEVPFSIDIVGEEKKVDYVRHFVRPFELRQAPLLRASIIVLERERHILLFDMHHLISDGVSMNFLVRELVSLYEGEMLPPLRIQYKDYAVWETEHFRRDQLAKKEAYWLNRFSEIPPQLELPTDFNRPTVWNPEGAVVSFELDEALTRSISKMEEDEKVTLYMILLSAYTILLSKYSGQEDIIVGTPVAGRTHVDMEPLIGMFVNTLAIRTDPQGELTFTNYLGHVKETMLSAYENQEYPFEQLIHRLGISAPANRHPLFNTFFVLQNMNAEAIHSSSLRMEPYDLGDTTVAKFDLTLYMHEDGNRIYGNFEYSTSLFKKQMIDKLVADYTHILSVVAQHVSIKINEIQLQQAEAQPIVDMDAIELNF from the coding sequence ATGGACATACTGTCTGCCGCAGAGCAGCAAGAACTTTTGACCTATTTAAACGATACCACACAAGCAGATTATCCACGTGAAGAGACCATTCACGGCTTGTTTGAGAAACAAGCCTGTCTCAGACCAGATCATCCTGCTGTTGTATATCAAGATCAATGCTTAACCTACAGACAACTAAATGAGCAGGCTAATCGGCTGGCAAGAACATTAAGAGCGGAGGGAGTAGTTACCGATCACTTAGTTGGTATACTGGTTGATCGTTCTCCGGCCATGATCGTTGCAATCTTGGCCGTCTTGAAAGCTGGAGGCGCCTATGTTCCTATAGACCCTGAATACCCGCAGGAACGGATTGAGTATATGATGAATGATTCCTGCGTTCAGGTTATTTTGACACAAAGCCATCTTCAAGCGAAGGTTGGTACTTCTGCCAATGTAAAGGTTCTGCTGCTGGACGATGCACATTCGTATGCTGAGATTCACTCTAATCCTCAATATCCCGTGCATTCGCAAGCACTTGCTTATGTAATCTACACATCTGGAACTACGGGCCAACCTAAAGGGACTCTAATTGAACACAAAAATGTTGTACGGCTGTTGTTTAACAGTCAAAACCGGTTTGACTTTGGAGCGGAAGACACCTGGACGATGTTTCATTCCTATTGTTTTGACTTCTCTGTTTGGGAGATGTACGGGGCACTGCTGAACGGGGGTAAATTGGTCATCGTACCGACTTTAACGGCTAAAAATCCGCAGGAGCTCAGAAAACTGATTCTGTCTGAAAGGGTTACAGTTCTGAATCAGACGCCCACTTATTTTGCACAGCTCATTCAGGAGGAGTTCTTGTACAGTCCGACTATGCTGCATTTACGGAAAATCATTTTTGGCGGGGAAGCACTCCGTCCTGCGATACTCAAGGAATGGCGAGAAAGATATCCAGCGATACAATTAATCAATATGTACGGCATTACAGAGACGACCGTGCATGTCACGTACAAGGAAATTGGAGAGCAAGAGATAGAGTCTGGTAAAAGCAATATCGGACAACCCCTCCCGACACTGCAAGCTTACGTATTAAATAACCGGAAGCAGCTAATGCCTGTAGGCGTGCCCGGCGAATTGTATGTAGCTGGCGACGGATTAGCCAGGGGTTATTTACAAAAACCAGAGCTAACAGCAGGAAAATTTGTGGAGCATCCATTCGTGTCCGGTGCAAAAATGTATAAAACCGGAGACTTGGCCCGTCTGCTTCCAGACGGCGATCTGGAATATTTGGGACGCGCAGATCATCAGGTGAAGATCAGAGGATACCGCATTGAGCTGGGTGAAGTGGAATTACAGCTTATGAAAATCCCTTCAGTCCAGGAAACAATAGTTATTGCCAGAGAAAATGGAGCAGGGCAACAGCAGCTTTGCGCTTATGTGGTGGCAGAACAACGTGTGACGGCAGCCGGCTTGAGAGAGCAGCTTGCCCTGCATTTGCCCACATATATGATACCATCCCATTTTATTCAGTTAGAACGAATGCCGCTCACACCAAATGGGAAAATTGACCGCAAAGCTCTGCCTTCTCCCGAGACTATGGTGCATACCGATAAAGCTTATGTACCACCGAGTACGCCAGCGGAAGCTGCTTTGGCTGTCATTTGGGAAAATGTTCTTGGTGCCTCGAGAGTGGGCATTACCGATAATTTTTTTGATCTGGGAGGAGACTCCATTAAATCCATTCAGGTATCTTCCAGATTGTATCAAGCAGGATACAAGGTTGGTATGAAGGAGCTGTTCAAGTATCCGACTATTGCGGAATTAAGTCCTTACATCCAGTTAATAAGCCGGACGGTTGATCAAGGGGAAGTACAGGGGAAGATGAAATTATCCCCGATTCAACACTGGTTCTATGAACAGATGACTACGGATGTTCATCACTTTAATCAGTCTGTCATGCTCTACCGTGCGGAATCGTTTGAGGAAACTGCGCTACGTAAAGTCATGTCGCAGCTGGTATGTCATCATGATGCGCTGCGCACGGTATTCCGGGACAGCGGGCAAGGCTATAAAGCTTGGAATCGGGGAAGCAATGAGGGAGAAACGTTTTGCCTTTATACCTACGATTTCACCCGCGAAAAGAACCCTGCTCGTTCAATAGAGCAAAAGGTGTGGCAGATACAGGAGAGCATGGATTTGTGCAACGGTCCTCTTATAAAACTTGCTCTTTTCCGATGCGCAGAAGGCGATCACTTGTTCATCACCATTCATCATTTAGTGGTGGACGGGGTTTCATGGCGTATTTTGCTGGAAGACATAGGAACAGGATATGACCAGGCGCTTAAAGGGGAGAGTATCCAATTCCCATATAAGACAAGCTCGTACCGGGAGTGGACGGAGTGGCTTAGCGTGCATGCCAATGATTCGCATTTACAGGAAGAACGCGAGTATTGGGAACGCATGGAAGCCTTGTCTGTATCTTCTTTACCTAAGGACAGACAGGCGGATAATGGACGAATGGCTGACAACGCGGTGGTAACTGTACAGTGGACCGAAGAAGAGACACAGATGCTATTAAAGAAAACGCATCAAGCATACAATACTGAAATTAATGATCTGTTATTAACTGCACTCGGATTGGCGGTCCAGCGTTGGACCGGCTTTGAGCAGGTTATAGTTAATTTGGAGGGCCATGGACGTGAAGCCATTTCTCCGGATCTGGATATGACGCGGACGGTTGGCTGGTTCACGAGCCAATATCCGGTTCTGCTGGATATCAGCCGGAACCATACACTATCGGACCATATTAAACATGTGAAAGAAGGGCTTCGCCAGATTCCACGTAAAGGGATTGGCTATGGTCTGTTCAAATATTTGTACGCCCGACAGACGGAACGCAATGTCCTGTGCAAACCGGAAATCAGCTTTAACTATCTTGGTCAATTTGATCAGGATTTGAATAAGCAATCGCTTCGTCCATCATCTTATAGCGTCGGTCCGTTGGAAAGTGAAAATCATCCGCGACATTATGCTTTGGATTTAAACAGCATTATTTCCGGCGGTGCCTTAACCCTGTCCATAGGATACAGTGATCACCAGTATGACGAACAGACTGTGCGCCTGTTTGGTGAATATGTGCGGACGGAGCTTTGTAGAGTCATACAACACTGTGCGGCCCATACACGTACAGAGATAACACCAAGTGATGTCTCATTCCGTGGATTGACGATTCCTGTGCTTGATGAACTGGTGAAGTATACAGCGGATACTGGAGAGATCGAAAATGTATGCTCGTTAACTCCCATGCAAAAAGGCATGTTATACCACAGCCAGCTTCATACGCAGTCCGGGGCTTATTTTGAACAAGCAAATTTTAATATCCAGGGGAATTTGGATATCTCTTTAATGAAGCAAAGTTTACAGCAGCTTACGCAACGACATGCTATTTTCCGTACTAACTTTTACAGTGGCTGGAGCGATATGCCTTTTCAAGTTATTTATCGGCAAAGGAACTTTGAGTTTCATGAACAAGACATCCGGGGGATGAACAAAGAGCATCGTGAAGGCTATATAGATGCTTACACAAGGGATGATGCGTCTCGGGGCTTTGATTTGTCACAGTATGCACTTGTCAGGATGTCGGTTTTGCGTACTGGTGACACAGCTTATCGTTTTATTTGGAGTTTTCACCATATCCTCATGGACGGATGGTGTGTACCGCTGGTCCTCCGCGAACTGCTGGAAATCTACACTGCGGCACAGGAGGGACGGGAACCCCGTTTGCCTGAGGCAGTACCCTACACGACGTATATTGAATGGCTGGAACAGCAAGATGAGGAGGCAGCAAAAACTTACTGGAAAACTTACTTGCATCAATATGAAGGGGAGACACTTCTTCCAGGAAGCAAGCTGACAGCAACCAAAGCGTTTGAAGCGAATGCGTATGATCCGCAGCAATGGACCCTCTCAGTCGATTCACAATTAACTGCCCGTTTAAGGCAGATTGCCGCTGAGCATAAGGTAACTTTAAACACACTGCTTCAAACGGCGTGGGGAATACTGCTTCAAAAGTGGAATCGTCATCAGGATGCGGTATTTGGAAGCGTTGTGTCCGGCAGACCCGCTGAAATCCCGGGAGTTGAACATATAGTTGGCTTGTTCATTAATACGGTCCCTGTGCGTGTTCGCTGTGAACCTACAGATACTTTCGATCAAGTAATGGCTCGGACTCAGCAGATGGCTATAGCCTCTCATGCTTACGACACATATCCATTGTATGAAATACAGGCCCAGTCCGGCGTATCTCGTAGTGTAATTACACACCTGCTGGTGTTTGAAAACTATCCAGTAGAGCAGGAGATGGAAGAAGTAAATGCTGGTCATCATAATTCCGGTACATTGACGGTAACAGATGCTTCACTTGATGAATATACAGGCTATGATTTTAATCTCATAATCGTTCCCGGAGAAACGCTTACCTTCCGTTTTCAGTATAACGAGCTGGCTTATGCGGAAGAAGATGTGCAACGATTGGGTGGTCATCTGCTGCAATTATTATTTCAGGTCGCACAGTGCCCGACTTTTCTTGTACAAGCATTGACCTGTATTACAGAAGATGAGCAGACACAGATATTAGATGAGTTCAATCATACGGATAGAGCATATCCGTCCAATCTGACCCTTCATCAATGGTTTGAAGAACAGGTGGTGCAGACACCGGACCAGGTTGCTGCGATAGCGGGGGATCGGCAATTCACGTACCGGGAACTTAACGGACAGGCCAATCGGTTGGCAAGGACGTTGAGATTAAACGGAACTGGACCCAACCAAATCGTCGGGCTGATGACGGATAGATCGCTGGAAATGATGGTTGGGCTGCTTGCCATACTTAAAGCTGGCGGGGCCTACATGCCGATTGACCCGCTGCTGCCTGAGGAACGCATAGCCTACATGCTGCACGATGCAGACGTAACTGTAATGCTGTTGCAGGCTCATCTTCAGCCACAAACTTCCTTTACAGGCTGCTGTCTTGTTTTGGAAGATCCGGGCTGTTACCAGGAGGATGACAGCAATTTGACTCCTGTTGCCGGTCCTGAAGATTTGGCGTATGTCATCTATACTTCAGGTACGACCGGTCATCCAAAAGGGGTTATGATTGAGCATCGTTCTGTCATAAACCGGATCCATTGGATGCAATTCAGTTATCCTCTGAACGATAAGGACGTTATTTTGCAGAAGACTACCTTTAGCTTCGATGTGTCTGTATGGGAGTTGTTCTGGTGGGGAACTCAAGGGGCAAGTGTTGTTTTTCTGGAGCCGGGAGCGGAAAAGGACCCATTTACGATCGCTCAGGTCATAGATCGCTATCAGATTTCGGTGCTACATTTTGTTCCTTCCATGCTGTCCGTTTTTCTGGATGGTGTGGCAAGTAGTATCCAGGACATATCGTTACACAGCTTGCGCTGGATATTTGCCAGTGGAGAGGCGCTGAAACCACAGCATGTTAGCCGCTTCAATTCACTGCTGCGAGAACCTAACGGGACACGGCTGGTGAATTTGTACGGTCCGACGGAAGCAGCCATTGATGTATCTTACTATGATTGTCCGGAAGGCGTGGCTCCAGGGAAAATACCTATAGGAAAACCGATTCATAACATCAAGCTGTATGTCGTAGATGCGGATCATCATTTGCAGCCAATAGGAGTTCCAGGAGAGCTATGCATCAGCGGAATCGGATTGGCTCGTGGCTACATCAACCGTCCTGAGCTGACGGCAGACAAATTTGTTGCTTGCCCGTATGCTTCCGGAGAGCGCATGTACAAAACCGGTGATTTGGCTCGCTGGTTGCCCGATGGAAATCTGGAGTATTTAGGGCGTATCGATCATCAAGTGAAAATCCGGGGTTACCGGATTGAACCTGGTGAAATCGAAGCGATGTGGCTAAAAGTACCGCATGTACATGAAGCTGTCGTCATGGCGAGGAAGGACCATACAGGTGAACCTCTCCTGTGCGGATACTTTACAGCAGCTGTTCCCATATCCGCTTCCGAGATTATGGAAACCCTGTCCCAACAGCTTCCAGCTTACATGATACCTTCTTTTGTCATGCAGCTTGACCATCTGCCTGTCACATCCAATGGAAAGCTGGATCGCAAGGCTCTCCCGGAGCCTGATAAAGTGGACTTTATGCAGGATCGGTATACTGCCCCACAAACAACACTGGAAATACAGCTATGTGGAATATGGGAGGAAGTTCTTGGTTTGTCACCGATTGGGTTGGAGGGCCATTTTTTTGAGCTTGGAGGCCATTCTCTGAAAGCAACTACACTGGTTTCCAAAATTCAAAAGAGCATGAATATACCGTTAAAAATCAGGGATGTATTCCAGCATCCGATTCTGGGACAAATGGCGCAATACATCTCGGCTCTGGAGCAGCAAATCTATATCCCGATTCCGGTGGCGGCAAGCAAAGAGCACTATCCGCTTTCTCCAGCGCAAACACGGCTATACTTGGCAGCCCAATCCCAAAGCGGCGGAACTGGATATAACATGCCAAGTGGTATGGTCATTGAGGGAGAGCTGGATATCGCTCGTCTGGAAGAAGCATTTCGACTGCTTATAGCAAGACATGAGTCGCTCCGCACGGGATTTGAGTTCATTCAGGGGCTGCCAAGACAGCGGGTGCACGCTGAGGTTCCTTTTTCCATCGACATTGTCGGGGAGGAAAAAAAGGTGGATTATGTTCGTCATTTCGTTCGGCCGTTTGAGCTGAGGCAAGCACCGCTGCTTCGAGCATCTATCATCGTGCTTGAACGGGAACGCCATATTTTGTTATTTGACATGCATCATTTGATATCTGATGGAGTATCCATGAACTTTCTCGTGCGTGAGCTGGTCAGCCTGTATGAAGGGGAGATGTTGCCGCCGCTTCGTATTCAATACAAAGATTATGCGGTGTGGGAAACGGAACATTTCCGCCGGGATCAACTCGCGAAAAAAGAAGCTTATTGGCTGAACAGGTTTAGCGAAATTCCACCGCAACTGGAACTTCCTACGGATTTTAACCGTCCGACTGTATGGAATCCAGAGGGAGCAGTCGTGTCCTTCGAGCTGGATGAAGCTTTAACAAGGTCGATAAGCAAAATGGAAGAGGACGAAAAAGTAACCCTGTATATGATCTTGCTGTCTGCTTATACGATACTTCTGTCCAAATACAGCGGTCAGGAAGATATTATTGTAGGAACTCCTGTTGCGGGTAGAACCCACGTGGATATGGAGCCGCTCATTGGCATGTTTGTAAATACTTTGGCAATCCGCACAGATCCTCAAGGTGAACTGACATTCACCAATTATTTGGGCCATGTTAAAGAAACTATGCTGTCAGCCTATGAAAACCAGGAGTACCCTTTTGAGCAGCTGATTCACCGTCTGGGCATTTCGGCACCAGCCAATCGACATCCTTTGTTTAATACGTTTTTTGTCCTGCAAAACATGAATGCTGAAGCAATTCACAGCAGTTCTCTAAGAATGGAGCCGTATGATCTAGGTGACACCACCGTGGCTAAATTTGATTTGACGCTGTACATGCATGAGGATGGAAACAGGATTTACGGAAACTTTGAATATAGCACCAGCCTTTTCAAAAAACAGATGATTGACAAGCTTGTCGCTGATTATACACATATTCTTTCAGTGGTTGCCCAACACGTCTCCATTAAAATCAATGAAATTCAATTGCAACAAGCAGAGGCCCAACCTATCGTAGACATGGACGCGATAGAGCTTAACTTTTGA